Within the Serratia sp. UGAL515B_01 genome, the region AGTTGCCAATCAGCCGCTGCGTACGCCACCGTCTAAGTTTATTCGCACGTTGCAGGTCGCCGCAGGTTTTGATGTGGCAGACAATGAAATTGTGCATCGTTGTCAACCCAACGATCTGGTGATCACCGCTGATATTCCTCTGGCCGCAGAAGTGATAGAAAAAGGCGCCATTGCACTCAATCCGCGCGGTGAGCGTTACACGCCAGACACTATTCGTGAACGCCTGAATATGCGTGACTTTATGG harbors:
- a CDS encoding YaiI/YqxD family protein: MQIWVDADACPNVIKEVLFRAAERTSIPVTLVANQPLRTPPSKFIRTLQVAAGFDVADNEIVHRCQPNDLVITADIPLAAEVIEKGAIALNPRGERYTPDTIRERLNMRDFMDTLRSSGIQTGGPNTLNQRDRQQFANELDKWLQQAKQAT